In a genomic window of Pararge aegeria chromosome 7, ilParAegt1.1, whole genome shotgun sequence:
- the LOC120625320 gene encoding intraflagellar transport protein 57 homolog encodes MDLNIMDKLRILKIDTELRPQIKMKSMSRYYFMTSTNPGEQFFVFASTAAWLIRKTGKEFEQPNEEDDPNAVIALILDALREKDIIVDFSSHKLKQGFGDQVCYILNVLADEALKYENFEWQKPFVNIPDTEESVDDLDQVEDETEIILDKIEEEMGIYSGESEGEEYGNAEEKEPNNLGIKVHDWEAWKLELERVAPALRLKISADGRDWRARHAQMRSYRDELFDRFKTTGTQINKLHNNISSVMDKITARENILNEQFEPLVREYGSLLDELNKVTNEYKEVSVGVTERQEMLNELTAKVENIKQRTESKGSSMNDNSPLVTAKKGVETLKKDIQELDFQIIILLWLLISKENPKSNNYLASAESRIINAEVY; translated from the coding sequence ATGGATCTCAACATCATGGATAAgctaagaattttaaaaatcgaTACAGAGCTACGACCGCAAATCAAAATGAAATCGATGAGCCGGTATTACTTTATGACCTCTACGAATCCTGGTGAACAGTTCTTTGTTTTCGCCTCTACAGCCGCGTGGTTGATAAGGAAAACTGGCAAAGAGTTTGAACAACCCAACGAAGAAGATGATCCCAATGCTGTTATAGCGTTAATATTAGATGCATTAAGAGAAAAAGATATAATAGTTGACTTTTCTTCACATAAACTGAAACAGGGGTTTGGTGACCAGGTGTGCTATATTTTAAACGTATTAGCTGATGAAGCATTGAAATACGAAAATTTCGAATGGCAGAAACCTTTCGTAAACATCCCTGATACGGAAGAGTCTGTCGATGATTTAGATCAAGTTGAGGATGAAACCGAGATAATTTTGGATAAAATAGAGGAAGAAATGGGAATTTACTCTGGAGAATCGGAAGGTGAGGAATACGGTAATGCAGAAGAAAAAGAACCTAATAATTTAGGCATCAAAGTTCATGATTGGGAAGCCTGGAAACTTGAATTAGAGAGAGTAGCTCCGGCTTTAAGGTTAAAGATTTCAGCTGATGGCAGAGATTGGAGAGCAAGGCACGCCCAAATGAGATCGTATCGTGATGAACTTTTTGACAGGTTCAAAACAACAGGAACACAGATAAACAaacttcataataatataagttctGTTATGGACAAAATAACAGCCAGagagaatattttaaatgaacaaTTTGAGCCTCTTGTTCGGGAATATGGGAGTCTCCTCGATGAATTAAATAAGGTTACAAATGAATATAAAGAAGTTAGTGTTGGTGTGACTGAAAGGCAAGAAATGCTGAATGAGTTGACTGCTAAGGTGGAGAATATAAAACAGAGAACTGAATCAAAAGGTTCATCTATGAACGATAACTCACCTTTAGTAACAGCTAAGAAAGGTGTAGAGACCCTTAAGAAAGATATTCAAGAACTCGACTTTCAGATAATTATTTTGCTGTGGTTGCTTATATCAAAGGAAAACCCGAAAAGCAACAATTACTTAGCAAGTGCTGAATCTAGAATAATTAATGCTGAAGTTTATTAA